A region from the Aegilops tauschii subsp. strangulata cultivar AL8/78 chromosome 5, Aet v6.0, whole genome shotgun sequence genome encodes:
- the LOC123494046 gene encoding uncharacterized protein, with the protein MDGRASVAVPSVCIQIPDQLQLRTTPFEPQKAILTPRIRSGVDGCDAAPPEHRLTVLAMQLAVLEKAVSRLGTLAFVWATVVLLGGFAITLSRTDFWCITVLLLTEGARIQGRSHELQWQQRVTPWWCCPPVSRAAAVHVFHWLQLLSASVCVTVSLVRLVTQRHGGDGADLSTNRHAALDIFYGLALVESLLFLVEKALWQWRMGHHRLLERVAKECHLATACGLVAVRRFFYRSYSRSLNGSIFDSLHMDLVFYADEMLTAGSHDEQSLGAGILVALAESHRFADSTLRKIGMSASTIERLVQMLSWKSTSERDARRSAAVVVSMLTGRKFVALRVTSIPEAVESVASLLYADLDELNLLGFSILNKLAYDHDNCDKIGKTRNLVDKIISYCSITGGGQAVAPTDMRLKAVKQSLLVVKRLTSMTGTTGKLLRRELSDIVFTVSNLREVLEQRDRKVQSELHQLAIEVLTSLAIDKEAREKIGGGGGGGGGGAWSGSWSPYFYRERIRLKETGR; encoded by the coding sequence ATGGATGGCCGCGCTAGCGTCGCCGTCCCCAGCGTCTGCATCCAAATCCCCGACCAGCTCCAGCTGCGGACGACGCCGTTCGAGCCGCAGAAGGCCATACTGACCCCACGCATCCGCTCCGGCGTCGACGGCTGCGACGCGGCGCCGCCGGAGCACCGGCTCACCGTGCTGGCCATGCAGCTCGCGGTCCTGGAGAAGGCCGTGAGCCGCCTCGGCACGTTGGCCTTCGTCTGGGCCACGGTGGTCCTGCTCGGCGGCTTCGCCATCACGCTCAGCCGCACCGACTTCTGGTGCATCACCGTGCTGCTGCTCACCGAGGGCGCCCGCATCCAGGGCCGCAGCCACGAGCTGCAGTGGCAGCAGAGGGTCACGCCCTGGTGGTGTTGCCCGCCCGTgtcgcgcgccgccgccgtccacgTCTTCCACTGGCTTCAGCTGCTGTCCGCGTCGGTGTGCGTCACCGTCTCGCTCGTCCGCCTCGTCACCCAGCgccacggcggcgacggcgccgaCCTCTCCACCAACCGCCATGCCGCTCTCGACATATTCTACGGCCTCGCGCTGGTGGAGTCGCTCTTGTTCCTCGTCGAGAAGGCCCTGTGGCAGTGGAGGATGGGGCACCACCGCCTCCTCGAGCGCGTCGCCAAGGAGTGCCACCTCGCCACCGCGTGTGGCCTGGTCGCCGTCCGCCGCTTCTTCTACCGCTCTTACTCCCGGAGCCTGAATGGGAGCATCTTCGACAGCCTGCACATGGACCTCGTGTTCTACGCCGACGAGATGCTCACGGCCGGCTCGCACGACGAGCAGAGCCTCGGGGCCGGCATCCTCGTCGCTCTCGCCGAGTCCCACCGCTTCGCGGACTCCACGCTCCGCAAGATCGGCATGTCCGCCTCCACCATCGAGCGGCTCGTCCAGATGCTCAGCTGGAAGAGCACGTCCGAGAGGGACGCGCGCAGATCGGCCGCGGTTGTCGTCTCCATGCTCACCGGGAGGAAGTTCGTCGCCCTCCGCGTCACCAGCATCCCTGAGGCGGTGGAGTCCGTCGCTTCGTTGCTGTACGCCGACCTCGACGAGCTCAACCTCCTCGGCTTCTCCATCCTCAATAAGCTGGCGTACGACCATGATAACTGCGACAAGATCGGCAAGACCCGGAATCTCGTCGACAAGATCATTTCATACTGCAGCATCACTGGCGGGGGACAGGCGGTAGCGCCGACGGACATGCGGTTGAAGGCGGTGAAGCAGTCGCTCCTTGTGGTGAAGAGGCTGACGAGCATGACGGGAACCACCGGGAAGCTTCTACGGAGGGAGCTCTCAGACATCGTGTTCACCGTGAGCAACCTCAGGGAGGTGCTGGAGCAGCGTGACAGAAAGGTCCAGTCCGAGCTGCACCAGCTGGCGATCGAGGTACTGACGAGCCTCGCCATTGACAAGGAGGCGAGGGAGAAGataggcggggggggggggggggggggggggggggcgtggtcAGGGAGCTGGTCGCCATATTTCTACCGGGAAAGGATCAGGCTAAAGGAAACCGGCAGATAG
- the LOC109779351 gene encoding uncharacterized protein, protein MLALESRTNCGAIIMACGGGVERLVEALSDDVVVIGVARILLNLCTYAGNEWQLPLRGVTTCATKVLSAIMVEKTKILNIFLCLAVQMLRFMEPGDLRACLAVASVTEKALVQMLLHILREYKRPCMTIPWIRRYAIELTVAMMQLDPRYMALFVEHGMEGVLRHIAGTTSELECFNAFSGSVGLSRHVVCIGADEDILKFPALELDLFILGVCTYFFL, encoded by the exons ATGCTTGCGCTGGAAAGCAGGACCAACTGCGGCGCCATAATAATGGCTTGCGGCGGAGGCGTGGAGCGGCTGGTCGAGGCCCTGAGTGATGACGTCGTCGTCATCGGTGTGGCGAGAATCCTACTCAACCTGTGCACCTACGCCGGGAACGAGTGGCAGCTTCCCCTCAGAGGAGTCACCACCTGTGCCACCAAG GTGCTGAGTGCCATCATGGTCGAGAAGACCAAAATCCTCAACATCTTCCTCTGCCTCGCGGTGCAGATGCTCCGATTCATGGAGCCCGGAGACCTGCGGGCGTGCCTGGCGGTGGCAAGTGTGACGGAGAAGGCActggtgcagatgctgctgcatATCCTGCGGGAGTACAAGCGCCCATGCATGACCATCCCTTGGATCCGGCGTTACGCTATCGAGCTCACAGTGGCCATGATGCAATTGGACCCGCGTTACATGGCCCTGTTCGTGGAGCATGGGATGGAAGGTGTCCTGAGGCACATCGCTGGCACCACCTCAGAGCTCGAGTGCTTCAACGCTTTCTCCGGGAGCGTCGGTCTCAGCCGCCATGTCGTCTGCATTGGAGCTGATGAAGATATCCTGAAGTTTCCTGCATTGGAGCTTGACTTATTCATTCTTGGCGTATGTACTTACTTTTTTCTGTGA